The Nicotiana tomentosiformis chromosome 2, ASM39032v3, whole genome shotgun sequence genome includes the window catgtctgatcccatggctcgaacagtactcttcaaattcccttgaagtgtactcacctccattgtcacttcggagacgctttagcttATTGCTTGTCTCCCTTTCCACAatagcatgaaacttctggaaaacttgaaacacctgatctttggttttcaaaatataaacccataattttcatgaagcatcatcaataaaagtaacaaaatatttgttaccgcccatcgattcaatttttattggaccacaaatatcaaaatataccaaatcaagtatattcaattttctttcagacgatgtctgatATGAGACTTtatgctgcttaccaaataaacagtaatcacagggttttaccgttgtacctttggcataagaaatgagtgatttcttaGTAAGAATCGGtaatcccttctcgctcatatgacccattcttttgtgccacaaatctgcagaaatctcatcttgtgtcGCGTTCAATTtaccttggcatatttctgcatttttCATGTACAACATGCCATGAGCAACTCCCTTTTGCAATCACCagtgatcccttggtgagtctccaattttgatttgcaaaatagttctcgtatctaTCTCGGTCTAAAGCGattcccgagatcaagttcatccacaaatcaggtacatgtcgtATGTCCttcagaaccaatgtgcatccgatatttgtcttgatacaaatatcACAAATCCCCGCAATCtctgagtaacttgtgttacccattctcacaaggACGGAATCACCTGCTATATATCTGCAAAAAATATCTCTTACCGGTGTGGTATAGTAAGATGATattgtatcaaccacccattctgactctggacctgataagtacatgcattcctcttcctcatTTATATAGAGGAcaatattatcattgttttgcaccatggcgattgagttgtcgtcattcttctagccactagtttcacctttgcccttccttggatttgaaaaatctcttttgaagtgacttggctgatcacaattgtagcaatttctagctcttgatttggatcggttcttagacttcccacgagctccgcATCTACTATAGTTGCTCGAACTCatttgataactcctgcctctaccttctgtgatgagagcatgtccttaattttcaggcttctttctcatcttctcattgagtagaagagccgatTTGACATCTTTTAACTCAATagtagtcttaccgtgcaggatggttgttgccagattttcgtacgaagatggcaacgagttcaacaacaagatggctttatcttcaTCCTCAATTTTCACTCCGAgattggcgagctgtgtgattagtttgttaaacacatttaaatgtgacaaaaaattcataccttcacccatgtgtagggcgtatagctgcttcttcaggtacaatttttttgttagcgttttggacatgtataggctttacAATCTTGTCCAAATGCCACgtgcggtgtcttcatcaatgatttTATTTACCATATCATCCGATAAGTGtaacctgattgcactagcaaccctttcatccaagtcagcccaatcctcagctttcatggtatcaggcattttggcatcagtatctagtaccttgtgtaatccttgttggatgagcagatctctcatccttctttgccatgttgataAACCGCTATATCCAttaaattttgctacctcgtactttactctagatatttttatttttcaccgagtatagtactaccgacagtgAATAGTATTTTTGTGAACGAGCAAAAaatgtgctctgataccagttattgggaataaaccccctacagaaataatattcacagtaataaaagaagaataataatataacaccgagatacggtaattaacaagaataaaagagtgactacGACACCAagaattttacgtggaaaacccttttgaataagaaaAAAAACCACGGCCCCAAGACGAGCAACTAATATCACTATAGTAaggaattttatactttgtaggtccgagtcaAATATTCCATAGGCCACTACAACGCtaaaaagaaataaccctcttttgatatttccacctcactacaatattgctcactctatttttctcacagactattttcttataccttgtctgtgaaacctcactctttatctctctctctttgttggtgtgtagaaatgagagttgaagctctccttttatagccgaagcctcactctctaaagcctactgAATTTGATAATTTGCACATACTTTTTCTTCTTTATCTTTAATATTGACAATTCAACAATGTTGGCTACCAAACGCCTATTACTTTAACTATTGAATGAGATGGAACCATCACATATAATGTGTCTTGTGATCCCATGAACTTTCAATTTATGAATGTCTGAGATTCTTAATGCCACTGCTTGCTTTCCTAGTGCTTCACATGGTGGCGGTTTTGCTTTATTCTGTTCGCGGAGGAAACAAATATTAATGCAAAGCTTGCAACAAGAATGCATGTCCAGATTCTAGTATATGATGGAAAATAATACTATATGTTATTTGCTACAACATATTAAAATATAATGATAGCGTAAAATTTATGTCCACTAGTTTTAGCTTATGTGAATTACATCCTACCTAAAAAAAAGGATTAGTTGTTAGAAAATTCTGAGTTCTAAAAGGCTTTAGGAGAATTAAAATGCCACTACCTATGCTTATTAACACGTTTTTGTATATGAGATCATGAACCTATGATAAATACTACTACCGATGAAATTATGCTGTATTACAAAAATTGGTTATTTGAGAAATCATAGTTATAAGTAGTACATGGATTGAACTTACCAGACCTTAAATGTGATGTTTTTGGCAATGAAGTAGGGAAAATTAACAACAAAAGTTGCAGAACCGTAAGTACCCAATGGCTTGCCATTCTTTCCTATCTTATCTACAGTGTCATCCCACTGTATAATTGTTTTGCCTGAACCTTTTCCTTCCAGGCTAATGTAAGCATTGTTGCAGGTGTTTCGATTTTGTCCCCGCATTTTAATTTTCTACCTCATTAAGACAGATGATTATCATTCTCAATGAAGAGTGATGATAGAAGCAGAGGCAACTGCAATGTAATTCTATTTTACACATAACATTAATATATATGAAAAAAGAATCACTAACTAAGTTCTTAATCCATTATTGTAATAATTGCAATAGATTCAATGTGAGGGCATAAATATTCAACGCATCAAATTTAAATCATGAATTCACCTTTCGATGAAATTACAATGTACATTACATGTAAATACTAAGACTAATGGAGATAACAACTCGACAATAATTGATAATTGGGATAGAGTCAATAGTCTGTTGCACTATAGTAAAATGTCCCAATCATGGGTTTTTGTTCACCTTAATGCATTTGCAAGGCTCATACTTGTTTTTTCCTTCCTGAAATACAAAATGGTTGCATGAACCCATGCGCTTGACCCAATTCAAGTAGCCAATTTGATTAGCCATCTTCACTTTATTAAACCTCCAGGACTTATTAGCATTTGCACTAACGACAAACAAGATTAAGACAAGTAGCAACTTTAATAAAATAAATCTCCAAGAAGCCATGGCCCAATGGAATTAATTCTGATGAAGACCGAAGACTATGAGAGCTctcctctctctctatatataaatatagtaCATATATGTGTGCGATAAAATCATGAAAAGTGTGAAAACAGATTAATGTAAAAAATAATTTGTCTGGGAAGAAGAAAGAGTATTATAGTTAGATACGATCTGACAAGTCGTGGATGTAGTCTGCAAGTGATCATGTGAATGTTATCTTTTTATTTCTACACTCACTCAACGAGACCTATATGTtaagtttagaattttaataatgatCAATATTCCTAAAAAAGTCTTGACTAATATTATATTAGTATATGCAGATTCGGGTGAGCAACAACATTTCTAAAAGGAATGAAGATCCATTCAACGGCTATGTATCTTGAACCATTGCCTTACATGTAACTCAAAGAAGATCCAGAAATAATGTGAAATAACATAATAGATGATATACTTGCAGTAAAATGGTAGATTCAAAAtggaaagaaaacacaacataatgGGAGACAATTTGAGTGGGAAACACAACATAATAAGAGACAATTTGAAGTGCTGCTCCTTTTTTCAATGAAACATAGAGCATGGAAGCATTCCCTAGATTAGTTAATCCAGCCCATCAAATGGAGACAATTTGAAGTGTTGCTCCTTTCTTCAATAAAGCATGGAAGCACTCCATGGGTTTCGGCATGGAGTAGAGCACTCCCTGGTTTAATTAATCTAGCCCATCTCTCATGAAGAAATCGAAGTCACCTTTCTTGAATCAAATATCAGTAAAATATTGTGGGCATCAATTAAAGACCAATCTACAACAGCTCTCAAAACTCACCTATAAGAAGATAGACAAACTCAAGGATTGACTACGCAACCACACAAATTGTTTCTAAACCTTTCTAGTTCTTAGTACAAACACTGTATTCTTGAGTCTACAAGTGTCATAAAAGATAGGAAAAGATAGAACACaaaaagagagttgtgtcaacaTTACAAAAGCTATTGTTGCTGAATATCATTGATGGTGAGCGAACCAAAACCATCACCATTATAACCTATTATCAAAAATCTAAGGAAACCCTTATGACCCAAGAAAAACTGGACGTAAGTACCTCACCGGTATAAAAATTGTTGTGTCTTGTTACCTTTCAGTTTGCTTGGTTTATTTCCCTTTAATTGTTCACTGTGTAGAATCTAGTCGACTAAACTCATATTTAGTCAACTAAGTTTTAATCGACCACAGTTCACCCCCcatcttgtactttcaattggtatcagagccaaacTCACAAACTTTTCTTAACAACTAGTGAGGAAAAGATCATGGGATCAAACACAGTCGTCGGTGCATTATTTCAAGAGAGAACCTCTTATGTACGACCTCCATATTTCAACGGACAACACTTTTCTCACTGGAAAATTCGGATGGAAACATACATTATGTCATATAACATCAAAGTTTGGCGTGTGATCAAAAAGGAAAACCTTCCAATTCTGTTAAAGAAAGATGAGAATGGTCAAGTCGTAGTATCAACTGATCCACTTGACTTGGATGATTACACTGATGAACAAAGCTGCTATCATAATTGTGAATgccaaaaaaaaaatcttctatATAATGCTATCGGTGGAGAAGAATATGAAAAGATTTCAAGTTGTGAAACTGCTAAGGAAATGTGGGATAAATTGGAGGTCACATATGAAGGAACCAACAAAGTAAAAGAAACAAGGATCAATCTTCTAGTTCGTGACTATGAGCTATTTCACATAAAAGATGGAGAATCGGTGGAGGAAATGTTCTCCAGGTTCAGCAAAATCCTTGGAGATCTAAAATCCCTTGGTAGACCAATCAAAAGCGGAGAACAGGTCAGAAAAATTCTTAGAAGTCTACCTATAATTTGGCAGCCCAAGGTTATTGCTCTGGAATGTCAGGACCTTAACAAAATATCCTATGATGAACTTATAGGTGATCTAATTGCCTTTGATACAACTCACTTGGACAGGaaaattcaacaagaaaagaagaaaactgTTGCTTTTAAAGCAACTGTGGCTGAACCAGAAAATGAAGAGAAAGGAGGAGAACAAGATGAAAACATAGCAATGCTCTCCCAAGTTGTAACAAGCATGATGAGGAAAAACAGAAATAGCAAGAGAGGTAGATCAAACTTCAGAAAAGAAAGgacaaataataaaaatgatgGAAGATGCTATGAATGTGAAAATATGGACACATTCAAGCTTATTGTCCCGAACTGAAGAAGAAGCTCAGCAGGAACCTTCGAAAGAAGAAGCCCTTTAAAGCCTGGAGTGGTGAAGAAGAATCTGACCATGAAAAAATTGCAGATatgtgttttatggccataaaagaAGATAGCAATAAGGACTCAAGTGAGCTTGGGCTCATGGCAGACGAAGGAGCAGATGAGGAAGGAGACTCAGGTAGACTTGGTCTTATGGCAGACGAGGGAACTAGTGAGGTACGTCTTCCTACATGTCCCAATTGTTATGAACTCtaagaatttattgatattgCTCTTGCAGATATTGAAAGAACTCTAAATAAACTCAGAAAAATCCAAAGAGAAAAGAATGACTGGGCCTTGAAGCTGGAAGTTTGTGAAATTGAGCATGACATGCTTCAAGATGAAGTTAATGAACTTCAACTGAATGGTTTACGAAAATCCACAAGTCATAGTTCTGTCAAATCAAATTGTTCTTTATACATCTTTGATTAGAACTAGAAACTCTCAGGCATGCTCTTATTGTGGTAAAAATGGTCACAACACTAATCAGTACAAGAACAGAATCAAGGCAGAAAAGGGGCTTtgaaaatccccaaaatccatcgtgtttttattgtggaaaacttgGTCACACTTCTAACCGTTGCAGGTTCAAGGACAACAGGAGATGGGTCTGGTGACCTAAGTCCTCTAGTCAAGCTAACATTTAGAAATCTAACCATTCAGGACTCAAGCAGGCTTGGCTACCTAAAAACAAGTAATtttgttttgcaggaacaccgcaagaagaatcgaaaagaaaaatagtatcttAACAGCGCGTGTTCCAGACATATGACTGGTGACAAACAATTATTCAAAACTGTCACCAAACTAGATGAAGGAATAGTTACATTTGGAGATAAATCAAATGGAAATGTAATTGGAGTTGAAGGTTTCTCTCAGCTCAACATGTGATGTAGATGAAGTGTATCTGGTTGATGAACTTGGTTACAATCTTCTCAGCATTAGTCAACTATGTGACAATGACTACGAGGTTCGTTTCAAAAAACATGGTTGGTTTATTGAAAATGAATCAGGTAAAGTTATTCTCTCTGGAAATAGGACAAAAATATTTATACTATCAGTAACTTAGATAGTGGCGGCAATCAAATTTGTCTAGCTTCTATTCTTGATGACCCTTGGGTATGGCATGGAAAACTTGGTCGTGCCAGCATGCATACTATTTATAAACTTTCTAAAAACGATTTTGTCATTAgtcttccaaaattagaattttcaaaAGATTAATTTGTGATGCATGTCAACTAGGAAAACAAACCAGATTCTCTTTTAAAGTCAAAAATATTGTTTCCACTACAAAACCACTTCAACTACTTCATATGGATCTTTTTGGACCTACTAGAACTGCTAGGATAGGTGGATGAAAATATGCTTTAACTCTCAACAGTAAAAGTTGCTTTCACCCAGCCTAACTTCCCGAAAGGCCAAGGTAAAACACTGTCGTGTGGGAAAATATTTATTCCAGCTTGCTTCGTACATCAACGTAATAACTAATGATTTGTCCTGTTTGAAAAAATTTACCCGGATCTGGTTCATATTTCATACCCTTAAAAAATGAGTGCATATCATGTTTGATTCATATAGAATTTATGACTTAATTCGTGAATAAATGCTATATGTTTTTGTCAGAACTTATCATTTAATCATTAGTAAAATTAGCATGGTTTGATACATGACAGGTTCCACATAAATATGTATTTTCTTTTGCCTGATTTGACGAGCTCCTATGTAATGGCGCTTTACTTAGTATGGCACAAATCTTCCACTTTGGCCCCTACATTATTTGTGAGAAgaacgaaggaaaaaagagtgagtAATTTCTAGTGGAATTTATAAAGAGCGATTTTGTGTTTTCGTAAGGAATACATATTTCTTTTTAAGacaatttaaaaacaaaatagaGCTTTCCGTTGCCGGGACTTGAACCCGGGTCTCTCGGGTGAGAGCCGAGTATCCTAACCACCTAGACTACAACGGATTTGTTAAAGGTGTGGTaatattattaaaattataataaagtCACATGAACAACAGATACTCTCAAAACCCTCAAATCCCTGCTTCGACAATACAATAGCTGTTTCTTTCTGCTCCTATCCATTGGGAACTCGAAATATACTTCAAAGAATTAGCCCCCATAGAGTTCACCTTTTTCATACTACAACGACAAGAAGAACGCAGCAAAGTGTTTAATCACCAGGTAGGATTTTCTAAGCTTACTTGTATGTTACCCATTtgcatttttgttgttgtttcaattcGTTAAAATAGCTCCAATCAGTcaaaagatttgatcttttagCGAATTTCGGGTAGTGGggtttcatatatatatatatatttgtttgatACCGTGTTGTCCGGACCAGATTGCGTGCACCTCGACTAATTACACGGGATACCTGCCAGCTTccaccagcaacaggtaccaggtaactctatccaccaaggcttggatagatgTTAATAAAATCACCTACTATTTGCCTCCACTGGTATTTGAACCTGAGATATCATGTTCTcgcccacttcattgaccactaggccacacccttgggtgcgtGGGGTTTCATATATGTTGCAAAACTATTGTACTTGTTGAATGTGCTATAGTCATTGGAGCCGAAAAAAGCTTCATATATCCAAAATGAAAAATTGAGTACCTGAAGTAAGAACAGCAGGTAGGAACCGCTCAGTTGTCACTAGTCAGCAGGCATGGTTCTTTCTCAATTGAGATTAAGAAAAATATAATACTTGAAGAAAAGTGGGTTGAGAACCATGAGGGTCTCAGGTTTAAATCCTAGCGAAGACAAAAATACTAGGGGATTTTCTTCTCATCTGTGTAAGTCTTGGTGGAcagagttacctggtacctgtTGTTGGTTTGGTGGGAGGAAGTAGGTATCCCATTTAATTAGTCGAGGCGCACAAGTTCGACTAgacaccacggttatcaaaaaGAAAACATGAATAATCAGAATGTTCAGTCGTCAAACTCCCATTGTGTCATTGGACAGCAAAACCTCGCAACCGTATAAGTATCATACTGCTACTTGTTTTAGTATGGACTTGTAAAAAAGGAAAGCCAATAATGAATTGATTTGCTAAATGGGCATAcaagaagattgtatcatgggtTCAAATCCCATTTCTTCTAGCGCTGAAATGAAATGGGAGAGAAAATTTATGTGAGAGAACGAACCTATTTGGTGGCGTCGCTCCCTCTGGGGGACAAGATAGAACTTCTTAATGACTAGGAGTTGAGAGCTTGTTGCGCCTTGTTTTTCTTTGACCGGTTCCTGAGCATGTTGGTGGATTAGGCGGCAGTTGAAAGAGCTACTCGAGAGCTTTACGAACAAGCGGAAAAATGATTATCTATTCTATTTTGTTAGTTTAGTAAAAGGCTTTTCCTTTACTAGTAAAGTGGTATGGTATCCTCTCTACCTTTataggataggggtaaggtctgcgtacccactatcctccccagaccccacttatgaGATTAAACttggttttttgttgttgttgttgttgttgtagttagGTGGTATGGTATGAAGCCAGTGTAGTGGTAAACCAAATTATAGTTCTACTTCCTCCCCAGTTCTCATATGATTGATGCTTTCTGGAATGGTCTTACTTGGGACAGTGCTCTCAGATATTTTAGTTAGTAGAATCTGCTGAATGAAACGTTGTATAAGCAACGTTTTAGGATTGCAGGTTACCTGTATGTGAACTACGCATTTGACTGCTTTCCACAGTTTCTATCTTCTTCCCTTTTCGTTCCTCCCTACATGTGCTTCTGGCGGTACGGAGTTTCATGCTAATGCTTCAATAAACAGTTCTGTTTGAAGTGTTGGGCTTTCTTCCTCAGCATGCAACATTggaagttattctttttctttgtagGATTTGATTCTTTGCATAGAATCTGCTTCGAACTTTTTAATTACATACATCACTTACTAATGGACTTCTAGGAAGATTTGTTCTAGTTGGCTCTTCTATTTATTCTTACTCAAATTATATGCAGTTTCACAGTTTGTCAGCAAATACCAAGGTGGGCTACAATGACAACATCAGGATTAGCTGCTAGTCCTATAAAATACTGTCTTCATTTACCTGTACAATGTCCAAGATTGCTTGCGAAGAGAGTTTCAGCTTCTAACTTAGGGAGATCAAGGTATATGCTCTATCAAGAATGGGTTTGATAAGTTTACTAATTATAGGAGTTGACTCATATGTAGAATGTATCGTGATTAGTTGCTTTCGTTTCTTTGTTCATATTGGAGAAGTCCCTGGACTGGTTCTACACAGAAATATGCCCTAAGAAGAATACCCTTAGTCAAGTGTGCAATGGAAGCTTCTTTTGGTGATTCTGCAGATAATTCTGCTGGTAATTTTGATGGCTCTTCTCATAATTTAGCTTCTTCGCAGTTTGCAGAAGTTATGCTTGAATTACATGGCTTTTGAGATGCATATAAACTGCTTTTCTGAGGTtgacttgtgatgactttcttcCCTTTTTTTGGGGCATCATTCCCTTTTTTTTATCTGGCTCAAGAACTTTATTGCCATACCTTTAGGTATCTTTCTGTTGAAAGATGTAATGAAAGCAAAATTAGTTGTCCATCGGATTATCATCAGTGATATATAATCAGGAGAAGAAGATGGAATCTTGATAAACAAGTCTTTCATATCTTATATGTATTTgcgtctttttctttcttttgtttatgATGGATCcattgaattttgataattttttttagCAGATTAAGATGCTGCGCTTATAGCCAGGGTTATCTCCTTAGATGCATTACATCAATAGACATAGTCAATTTTGGAAAAACTCAAGTTTGAAGATTTCTGTGCTAGATGGCTTTGTAGTCAGGGGCGGAGCTATAGTAGTGGGTGCGGGTTCGGGCGAACCCGGTGACTTTTTCCGGAaccctgtatttgtattgaaataattactaaatctatataaatatatactgccgAACCCAGTAACAAAAGGGGTCTTGGTTCAACGGTAAGGGTTGTGGGTTCGCTGGGAAAGATGGGGGTTCGATTCCCCCTGAAagcagtattttattttaaaatttagaacccaCACACTTAAATCCCTAGCTCCGCCTCTGGTTGTAGTTGGACTCAAAATTGACTTCATTCCTCTAAGTATAGAATGACACATTCAGAAAGTGTAATGTATCTGCTTTAAATAGATGAGCTTTTCTCCTGGAGTTGGTTCTAACAGGAGTTCTTTGGACTGATGCAAACATCATATCAATGAATATCAGAAAGAAATAGTTGCCTCTCAACCTTTTCTTTTGTGCATTTCAAGACATTTTATTATTATAGCTTCTTGCGAGTTCTGTAGTCTTtgttaggggtgggcataataccgaccgaaccgaaaatttcggtttattcggtttttcggtttattcggtcggtttgcggtttataattataaaaaattcgGTGTTCGGTTTGGTGGTCGGTTTTaatggttcggttttcggtttaaccgaaaaaTTGAATTTCGGTAGAGGTGGCCGATAGGCTGGCCACTGCAAGGCATTATGCAGGGAAAGAAAGTGAATCAAGACATTAATAATGCATTATTCCCACATGCATTGATCGGCTATTATGTTGACACATTTTAGGAAATGTGAATCCTTGATAATATGGTGCTGTAAAACATCCATTGATTTTAGCTTAACtagtcttttcttcttttttttttttaccaaagaAATTATTCAATTTCTTAAAATAATCGTATTATTAGTAGTTAAAGATTTAAAGTGGCTCATTATCTTTGAAAGAGAAATAAACTTCAGAAGACTGGTAAAAAGATTAATTACACTAACATCTCAGATAACTGTACATGGTATTAGTATATAATTTACTgtttcatttgttttcttttttttggaaGCTTTGAAGTGATAAATGGAAATAAAGTATGCCTTGTAATATTTATGAACACTTAGCTAGCTAGCTTTGTCCCCACAGATATTCTCTTTAGCTACCTTTTGAAGCTTTCCATATTGCATGATGCTCTATGAAATCATTGGCATTAAAGCTTGCACTTTATTCTTCATTTACATCATTAAATTTTGATTTGTTTGCTTTTTGTGGGTTCTAAATTAGCTTTGGATAAGCACATTTAGATTCACGCAAAGCAGGAGATCCTTTGTTTTTCACTCAAAATCTAGTTTTCTTGTTGCATCAAAGTACTCAGTtcgttttattttatataattgtgTTTGATtaatcatgaaatttaagaaatacataaatatttacatatttgtgtgactataaaacttttgaaacttgtcgTCTTAAATATGTCGAAACAATTATGATGATAAACGCTTGtcgttaaaaataaaataaattttttgccATGGCTTGAAACCGAAAACCAAACTGATTAAACCGAACTGAACATGAATAAACCGAACCGAAGTTATTATGGTTCGGTTTTGGTTATTAAAATCACAAACCGAAAACCGAATTAACCGAACCGAAATACTacaaaaccgaaccgaaccgaccgatgTCCACCCCTAGTCTTTGTGACTTTTCATACGCACGCTACAGCAGAGAGCCTGCTATTACTTTCTATGGTTCTTTTCTTTTCATACTGCATTTGCATCTGCTTCAGCTTCTTAATTGTCTTCAGTTCAATAATCCTGGTTTCTATTACTTTTGCTTTTGTACTTGCTCTTGTTTATACATTTTTTTTCTCTGTGTTTTGCTTATCAATCGCAGCTATCTTTCCGAGAATCAATGTTGGGGACCCATACAAACGACTTGGTATTAGCAGGGAAGCTTCGGAGGATGAAATCCAAGCTGCTAGGAACTTCTTAATACAAAGATATGCTGGTCATAAACCAAGTGTGGATGCAATTGAAGCAGCCCATGATAAAATAATAATGCAGCAATTCTATGATAGGAAAAACCCAAAAATTGACTTTAAGAAGAAAATCAGGGATATAAAACAATCTCGTGTTATGCAGGCTGTCACTAGCAGGTTCAGAACACCAGCTACAAATTTCGTCGTGAAAACTTCTATCGCTTTCATAGTCCTTGGAGCTCTCACAGTTTTCTTTCCTACTGAAGAAGGTCCAACGCTTCAAGTTGCCATTTCCCTGATCACT containing:
- the LOC104106959 gene encoding protein CHAPERONE-LIKE PROTEIN OF POR1, chloroplastic isoform X2, with the protein product MTTSGLAASPIKYCLHLPVQCPRLLAKRVSASNLGRSSPWTGSTQKYALRRIPLVKCAMEASFGDSADNSAAIFPRINVGDPYKRLGISREASEDEIQAARNFLIQRYAGHKPSVDAIEAAHDKIIMQQFYDRKNPKIDFKKKIRDIKQSRVMQAVTSRFRTPATNFVVKTSIAFIVLGALTVFFPTEEGPTLQVAISLITAIYFIHDRLKSKLRAFLYGAGAFIFSWLLGTFLMVSVIPPILKGPTSLEVTTSLITYVLLWVSSTYLI
- the LOC104106959 gene encoding protein CHAPERONE-LIKE PROTEIN OF POR1, chloroplastic isoform X1 translates to MTTSGLAASPIKYCLHLPVQCPRLLAKRVSASNLGRSRSPWTGSTQKYALRRIPLVKCAMEASFGDSADNSAAIFPRINVGDPYKRLGISREASEDEIQAARNFLIQRYAGHKPSVDAIEAAHDKIIMQQFYDRKNPKIDFKKKIRDIKQSRVMQAVTSRFRTPATNFVVKTSIAFIVLGALTVFFPTEEGPTLQVAISLITAIYFIHDRLKSKLRAFLYGAGAFIFSWLLGTFLMVSVIPPILKGPTSLEVTTSLITYVLLWVSSTYLI
- the LOC138905716 gene encoding uncharacterized protein translates to MGSNTVVGALFQERTSYVRPPYFNGQHFSHWKIRMETYIMSYNIKVWRVIKKENLPILLKKDENGQVVVSTDPLDLDDYTDEQSCYHNCECQKKNLLYNAIGGEEYEKISSCETAKEMWDKLEVTYEGTNKVKETRINLLVRDYELFHIKDGESVEEMFSRFSKILGDLKSLGRPIKSGEQVRKILRSLPIIWQPKVIALECQDLNKISYDELIGDLIAFDTTHLDRKIQQEKKKTVAFKATVAEPENEEKGGEQDENIAMLSQVVTSMMRKNRNSKRAYCPELKKKLSRNLRKKKPFKAWSGEEESDHEKIADMCFMAIKEDSNKDSSELGLMADEGADEEGDSDIERTLNKLRKIQREKNDWALKLEVCEIEHDMLQDEVNELQLNGSRTTGDGSGDLSPLVKLTFRNLTIQDSSRLGYLKTNEVYLVDELGYNLLSISQLCDNDYEVRFKKHGWFIENESGKVILSGNRTKIFILSVT